In one Arthrobacter jinronghuae genomic region, the following are encoded:
- a CDS encoding ABC transporter permease → MSTDVLEPGRAAQPRAARPGARRPVPKPVLGLAGVLGFLLIWELVPRVGLVQPRFLPPASEVIIALVRDFGLTAFWVAVGHTLMAWAIGLAAAVVAAGILGLVIGMSPFLRRFTNSTIEFLRPVPSVALIPLAVLLFGVKIESSLMLIIYACFWQVLIQVLYGVADVDNVATQIAQSYGFSKLQRIRHVVFPTVLPYLMTGIRLAASVALILAITAELIIGSPGLGREIADAQSGGAISGMYALVLATGLLGVAINIVMRQVEQRLLSWHPSVRGEVVL, encoded by the coding sequence ATGAGTACTGACGTGCTGGAACCCGGCCGGGCTGCGCAGCCACGCGCAGCCCGGCCGGGTGCGCGCCGCCCAGTGCCGAAGCCGGTGCTGGGCCTGGCCGGGGTCCTTGGCTTCCTGCTGATCTGGGAACTGGTTCCACGAGTCGGCCTGGTCCAGCCCCGCTTCCTGCCCCCTGCCTCGGAAGTCATCATCGCCCTCGTCCGGGACTTCGGGCTGACTGCCTTCTGGGTGGCCGTGGGGCACACCCTGATGGCCTGGGCCATCGGCCTGGCAGCCGCCGTCGTCGCCGCCGGCATCCTGGGCCTGGTGATCGGCATGAGTCCGTTCCTGCGCCGCTTTACCAACTCCACCATCGAGTTCCTGCGCCCGGTTCCCTCCGTTGCGCTGATCCCGCTGGCCGTGCTGCTGTTCGGCGTCAAAATCGAATCTTCTTTGATGCTGATCATCTATGCCTGCTTCTGGCAGGTGCTGATCCAGGTGCTCTACGGGGTGGCCGACGTCGACAATGTGGCAACGCAGATAGCACAGTCCTACGGCTTCTCCAAGCTGCAGCGGATCCGGCACGTGGTGTTTCCCACCGTGCTGCCGTACCTGATGACGGGCATCCGTCTCGCGGCCTCCGTGGCGTTGATCCTGGCCATCACCGCCGAGCTGATCATTGGCTCGCCCGGACTCGGGCGTGAGATTGCCGATGCCCAGTCCGGCGGTGCCATCTCCGGCATGTACGCGCTGGTGCTGGCCACCGGCCTGCTGGGCGTGGCGATCAATATCGTGATGCGCCAGGTCGAGCAGCGCCTGCTGTCCTGGCATCCGTCCGTCCGCGGAGAGGTGGTGCTGTGA